A genomic window from Gallus gallus isolate bGalGal1 chromosome 33, bGalGal1.mat.broiler.GRCg7b, whole genome shotgun sequence includes:
- the LOC121107940 gene encoding olfactory receptor 14J1-like has translation MPNSSSISEFLLLALADTRQLQLLHFWLLLGIYLAALLGNGLISTAVACDHRLHTPMYFFLLNLALLDLGCISTTLPKAMANALWHTRAISYAGCAAQVFFFLFFITAEYSLLTIMSYDRYVAICKPLHYGTLLGSRACATIAAAAWSTGVLNSLLHTANTFSLPLCQSNAINQFFCEIPQILKLSCSESYLREVGLLLFSVCLACGCFVFIVVSYVQIFRAVLRMPSEQGRHKAFSTCLPHLAVVSLFLSTGFFANLRPPSLSSPSLDLMMAFLYSVVPPTLNPLIYSMRNQELRDAVRKMMPWSHFSRDKLLICLCK, from the coding sequence atgcccaacagcagctccatcagcgagttcctcctcctggcgttggcagacacgcggcagctgcagctcctgcacttctggctcttgctgggcatctacctggctgccctcctgggcaacggcctcatcagcacagccgtagcctgcgaccaccgcctgcacacccccatgtacttcttcctcctcaacctcgccctcctcgacctgggctgcatctccaccactctccccaaagccatggccaacgccctctggcacaccagggccatctcctacgcaggatgtgctgcacaggtctttttctttctcttcttcatcactgcGGAATActcccttctcaccatcatgtcctatgaccgctacgttgccatctgcaagcccctgcactacgggaccctgctgggcagcagagcttgtgccaccattgcagcagctgcctggagtACTGGAGTCcttaattccctgctgcacactgccaatacgttttccctgcctctgtgccaaagCAATGCCATcaatcagttcttctgtgaaatcccccagatcctcaagctctcctgctcagaatctTATCTCAGGGAAGTTGGGCTACTCCTTTTTAGTGTCTGTTTAGCctgtgggtgttttgttttcattgttgtgtcctatgtgcagatcttcagggccgtgctgaggatgccctctgagcagggacggcacaaagccttctccacgtgcctccctcacctggccgtggtctccctgtttctcagcactggctTTTTTGCCAATCTAAGGCCcccctctctttcctccccatccTTGGATCTGATGATGGcttttctgtactcagtggttcctccaacactgaatccgctcatctacagcatgaggaaccaggagctcagggatgcagtgaggaaaatgATGCCCTGGTCACATTTCAGCAGGGATAAACTTCTCATCTGTCTCTGCAAATGA
- the LOC121107989 gene encoding olfactory receptor 14J1-like, translating into MPNSSSISEFLLLALADTRQLQLLHFWILLGIYLAALLGNGLISTAVACDHRLHTPMYFFLLNLALLDLGCISTTLPKAMANALWHTRAISYAGCVAQVFFFVFFISAEYFLLTVMSYDRYIAICKPLHYGTLLGSRACATMAAAAWGAGLLNAVLQTANIFSLPLCQGNAVDQFFCEIPQIIKLSCSQSYLREIGLIVLSVLAMFGCFVFILFSYVQIFRAVLRMPSEQGRHKAFSTCLPHLAVLSLFVSTVLFAYLKLPSLSSPFLDLTMTLLYSVVPPTLNPIIYSMRNKELKHALRKVLQCALFQLQ; encoded by the coding sequence atgcccaacagcagctccatcagcgagttcctcctcctggcgttggcagacacgcggcagctgcagctcctgcacttctggatcttgctgggcatctacctggctgccctcctgggcaacggcctcatcagcacagccgtagcctgcgaccaccgcctgcacacccccatgtacttcttcctcctcaacctcgccctccttgacctgggctgcatctccaccactctccccaaagccatggccaatgccctctggcacaccagggccatctcctatgcaggatgtgttgcacaggtctttttctttgtcttcttcatctcagcagaatattttcttctcacagtcatgtcctatgaccgttacattgccatctgcaagcccctgcactacgggaccctgctgggcagcagagcttgtgccaccatggcagcagctgcctggggcgCTGGGCTTCTCAATGCTGTGTTGCAAACTGCCAATAtattttccctgcctctctgccagggcaatgctgtggatcagttcttctgtgaaatcccccagatcatcaagctctcctgctcacaaTCCTATCTTAGGGAAATTGGGCTTATTGTGCTTAGTGTCCTTGCCATGTTTgggtgctttgttttcattcttttctcctatgtgcagatcttcagggctgtgctgaggatgccctctgagcagggacggcacaaagccttctccacgtgcctccctcacctggccgtgctctCCCTCTTTGTTAGCACTGTGctgtttgcctacctgaagctcccctctctttcctccccatTCCTAGATCTGACAATGACACTTCTGTACTCTGTGGTTCCTCCAACACTGAACCCCattatctacagcatgaggaacaaggagCTCAAGCATGCCCTCAGAAAAGTGTTGCAATGTGCACTATTCCAGCTTCAATAA
- the LOC121107988 gene encoding olfactory receptor 14A16-like gives MDKNIILVCRNHGNFNCFYPSREERRNAHSLHYGTLLGSRACATMAAAAWGAGLLYSLLHTATTFSMCLCHGNSVDQFFCEIPQILKLSCSKSDYLREVGIIYFSLCLIFGCFVFIVVSYVQIFRAVLRMPSEQGQHKAFSTCLPHLAVLSLLVSTGFFAYLKPSSISSPSLDLLVSFLYSVVPPAVNPLLYGLRNQELKAAVSNTYIFNIHKMHTSLTGVSR, from the exons ATGGATAAGAACATTATACTTGTCTGCAGAAACCACGGTAATTTCAACTGCTTCTATCCTTCGAGAGAGGAGAGGCGGAACGCACATT ccctgcactacgggaccctgctgggcagcagagcttgtgccaccatggcagcagctgcctggggcgctgggcttctctattccctgctgcacacgGCCACTACATTTTCCATGTGTCTCTGCCATGGCAAttctgtggatcagttcttctgtgaaatcccccagatcctcaagctctcctgctcaaaatctgactacctcagggaagttgggattatttattttagtctttgtttaatctttggttgttttgtattcattgttgtgtcctatgtgcagatcttcagggctgtgctgaggatgccctctgagcagggacagcacaaagccttctccacatgcctccctcacctggccgtgctctCCCTCTTAGTCAGCACGGGCTtttttgcctacctgaagccttCCTCtatctcctccccatccctggacctgctggtttcatttctgtactcagtggtgcctccagcagtgaatcCTCTCCTCTATGGCTTGAgaaaccaggagctcaaggctgcagtgagcaatACATACATCTTTAACATCCATAAGATGCATACTAGTCTAACAGGAGTCTCAAGGTAA
- the LOC121107990 gene encoding olfactory receptor 14J1-like isoform X1 gives MCAAELLRIFDLKTSWQWPLHYGTLLGSRACATMAAAAWGAGVLNSVLHTANTFSLPLCHGNAVDQFFCEIPQILKLSCSQSYLKEISLLVFSITLVSGCFAFILFSYVQIFRAVLRMPSVQGRHKAFSTCLPHLAVLSLFVSSSTFAYLKPPSLSSPSLDLVVAVLYTVVPPVMNPIIYSMRNQEIKQALRTLFGHILLQHH, from the exons ATGTgtgcagcagaactgctcaggATTTTTGACTTAAAAACTTCCTGGCAGTG gcccctgcactacgggaccctgctgggcagcagagcttgtgccaccatggcagcagctgcctggggcgCTGGGGTCCTTAATTCcgtgctgcacactgccaatacattttccctgcctctgtgccatggcaatgctgtggatcagttcttctgtgaaatcccccagatcctcaagctctcctgctcacagTCCTACCTCAAGGAAATTTCACTTCTTGTATTTAGTATAACTTTAGTATCTGggtgctttgctttcattcttttctcctatgtgcagatcttcagggccgtgctgaggatgccctctgtgCAGGGtcggcacaaagccttctccacgtgcctccctcacctggctgtgctctctctctttGTCAGCAGTTCCAcatttgcctacctgaagcccccatcactttcctccccatccctggacctggtggtggcagtgttATACACGGTGGTACCTCCAGTCATGAACCCcatcatctacagcatgaggaaccaggagatcAAGCAAGCTCTCAGGACACTGTTTGGACATATATTGCTTCAGCACCactaa